GAAGCTCTAAGCTCAGCGGTTGTCCTTGCTTACTGCGGAAGATAGCCTGGGCGACCTTCAGGCCTCGGTAGGTCTCGACCAGTAGGTCCTTGTCGACGGTGGCGACCAGCTCTGGCAAGGTCTCGGCCAGGTCGAAGACGTCGGAAACTTCCGCGCCGCCTAAAAGGTACGGCAGCAGGAAATCAAGATCATCGGGCCGCGGCAAAAGCACGAGGTTTCCCCCTACCGAGGACGTGCCGGGCTGGGTGAAGTCACCCAGCGGTGCGCGCTGCCCTCGGATGCCGCCGCTGTGGATGAGGTTCTGCTGGCGGTTGAGGGTGCACGATTGAAATTCAAATTGTCGTGTGGCGAGACTGGTCGCATGTTGTGGTCCCAGACCCAGCTGGGTGGCATGTCCCATCGCTTGCATGTGTTCGCTTCCTTATTGCAAAACCCAGCACCGAACGACCAGGGTCGAGGCGTCGAGTTGATGTTTCCACGCGTCCGGCAAAACAACCGGAGCGTGCTCGACCGTGCACAGATAGCAGCCGTGCGCGGTCAAAGGTGATTGATGATGAAAGTGCTGTCGAATCGATTCCCGCCACGGCAGCAGCGTTTGCTGCGCCGTTTTGTTCAGGGCCGAATTGCTGAGTTTCACGAGCGTGACCTGAAAGCCGTAGCCGATATCGTTGCTGTGGTTGGTGCCGTTGTTTCCTTCGGCCTCGGTGACCGGGCACACGATCGCCCCGGTGGTTAGCTCGTTGTCGGCTGGGTTTAGCGCCAGGGGTTGCTGGCGGATGTTGGCCGCGGTAAGACCATCCAGGCCCAGGCCATCGATCTGGCTAACCACCGCATCCCATAGGGTTTCCCAAGTAGCGGGCATGGGTCGTCCTTTATTTGTCGTGGCGACACAAGCAACGCCACTGGGTTTCGAAGTGTTCTCGTCGTAAGCTGACGATTGTCCAAGCGCCGCTGCCAGGCCAAGTGATCTTGCCGCCTGGCTTGGGCTCGGCCGTGTCGAGGGAAACGTCCCACAGCACGAAGGTTGCCAGCGGAGTCTGCAGGCCGACATTCGCGCCGACGCTGGCCAGCTCGGCTTCACGCGGCAGGCACTTGCGGGCTTTTACCTGCGTGATGGTGGCGGTCGAATCTTGATAGGTCGCGTCGCCGATGTCGGCAAACGCGGTGTAGCTGTTCTTGTAAAGTTCGTACATCTGCGCGAGAGTCATGTGAGTCGCCCCCGCGAAGTCGATTCTTGCGGGCCGGCGATACGCTCGAGCATTTCGTCGATGTCGGCCAGTTCGCGATAAAGACTTTGCCGCAAGGCGAGGTGGTCGACATGATCTCCGGTACCGCTGGTGTTGGGCAACGCTCCGACGTCGGTGGAAGTCATGCCAGCCAACTGAGCCAGCACAGCATCGCGCCGGGTCAGCAGATCGGTGATGACTTCCGTTTGCGATTTGGTCATGAGTGGTTCCTTGGGAAACAAGTAAGTAACAATGCCAGGCAAACACCCTCCTGTCCCCTCTCTGTGCGAAGACGGTGGAGAGGGGACAAAATAAGACAAGAGGCGGGTGTTCAGGGCCACGCGGCCGTGTTCGCTATGCTCGTTGGACGATCGCGTTGAAGGCTTCGGTTTTCTGGGTAATGCCTGCTTGTTGGTAGGCTTGGCGACGGGCGTCGATTTCGTCGACGGCCTGCAGGTTGAACGAGCGGTCGTCGGTGTTTTTCTTTTTGAGCGTGACGTGAAAACGCTTCAGCGGTGTGCGGCCGGGGTAGTTCTCGCGTAGCCACTTGCCGTAGCTCTTGCGGTGCGCTGCGGCGGCTTGGGGTGCCCTGCCCTGCTTGGCTTGTTGGGGGGCGGTCGAAAGATCGAGTTCGGCTTCGGTCAGGCCGATTGCCGGGACGGCTGGGGTACCGGCAACGAGCTGTGCCGCTTCTTTTTCACGCAGGGCGTTCTCGCGCTGCACGATCTTGGCTTCCCGCTCGGCGAGTTCGGCGTAGAGGGAATCGAGGTCGTTGTCGGGGGGCTCTTGAGTTTGGTTCTTGGTCATGGTTCGTTCTTGGGTGGAAATGAATATGGGTTGGTTGAAAACGATTGACTACGCCGCGGTGTTCTTCTGCACGCAGCGTGGTTGGACGACGGCGACCTGGCCCATTTCGCTGCTCTTCGCTTTGAAGGCGATGTCGCGCTCGAAGTCGTCTTCGTTGCCTGCCGGAGCGGTGACCGTTTCGGGAGCCCAGTTCTGCATGTACTTGAAGGCCTTCGGGAAGTCGCCGTAGTACCAGCTGCTGCTGGAAGACGTGCGGGCCTTCACGTAGGGACTGGTGATCGGAGCGAGCATCCCACGGTAGGGGTTGTCGTAACTTCGCCCGGCCTGGTAACCGACGTCGGTCGTGGGTTGCGTGTACTGCTGCACCTGGGTGGCTTTGACAATCGACAAGGCCGTTTGAAAGAGCGCCCCGGGAACGACCAGCTGCCGCGCGCCGACGATGATCGGTTCGCCTGTGTCGGGGTCGATCATGTCTTCAAACAGCAGGTCGGCTGCCTCGATCGATTCATAATCGACCAGCGGGTTAGCCTGGAGGTTGTCCCAGTTGTGATCAGCGGCGTTGTTGCCGTAGGTGGCTTGAATGCCGCGGCCTTTGCGGTGATAGCGATCGACCAGCCCGAAGACGGTGTCGAGAATCCGCTTCTCCCAGTTGACAGCCAGCCACTGGCTGCCTTGGTCGGCCATGCGTAGGACCTCGCCGGTCTTGTCGAAGAAGATCGCTTCTTTGGAAACTTCAACGATGAAGCCCCGCTTCTCGGTTGGCTGCGTTTCGATCCAGTCTTCGGTCAAACTGACACGCGGGTAGCTGTCGCCTTCGTGAACTTCGCGGGCCCCGTCGCCCAGCTGCCCGACCCCAGGCAAGCGTTCCCACTTGTCGCCGGTCGGTTCGATGGTCACCAGATGCCGGGCGATCATCTCTGGCCGGGTGAAGTGATCCATCAACTTTTTGTGCATGAAGGTCTGATTGATGTTCGCAAACGCACCCGTGTTGATGCTCTCGCGAACCAGGTTCACGCCGGTCGGACGGCCGGCCATCGAGCCGTCCCAGCTATGAACGATCTCGTGCCCATCCGGCACGCAGGCACAAAATGCCCGACGAATCGAGTACTGCGACTCGGTAATCTCTCCCTTGATGATGGCCGTGCACAAGTCGCGCTCGGCCCGGTTGGCAGCATGCGATTCGTGCACGCCTTGCCGCCGCGCGTTACGTTTGCGGTCGCGCTCGGCAGCCGAATATTCGCGACCGAAGGCTTGCCAGTTTAAAAGTCCGTTGAGTGATAGCATGTTGTCTCTTTCGTGAAGTGTTGAGAATGTGTTGGAGAAGTCGTGTGGAAAACGTGAGTGAAGGAGCGATACCAGTTAAACCAAACCAGCCAGCTCGGCCCCCATCTCCCGTCCCCTCTCCCGCGAAGGGAGAGGGGACGGATGTGCGTTAGTTCGATAGGCTGATGGCCCAGCCTAGGGCGTTGAGGTCGACGATCAGTTCAGACGCGGCCCCGGTCTTCTGGCCGACCAGGCCTTTCATCTCGATGGCACTCGTCAAGCTGAACTCGGGGGCGAACGGTTCTCGGGCGAAGGTGCCGGGCCGGCGGACGATCTCTCCATCGATGCGGAAGATCACCCGTCCGTAACCGCCGACGCTGTCTGCCGCGAGGTATTCGATCTCGAAAGTGGTTTCGCTACCGTCGGCTGCAATTTCTGTGTCGAGCGTCAGCTGGGTCGTTCCGGCGGAAACTTCGCAGATCCAGGTCGTGCCGCCGTCGACCTTGTAGATGCCAGCGCCCCAGTAGTCGGCACGCGGCCCGGCCCCGTCGTCGGCCAGGAAGTTGTCTTCGGTCGGGGCGTTCTGCACGCCGATAGCCAAGACGTTGTCGGTGTTGCCGCCGGTTGGGGTGAACTTCAATTGCGATCGAAGCACGAAGCCATGCTGGTCGTCGAACTTGAAGATCTCGCCTTGGGTGGTTAGCAGCGCGGCGTTGTTGTCGGCTGGCGTGCTGCTGCCGGTGGTTAGCCGAGCGTACCCGCCACCAGCCGCGTCGGCGATGGTGAGCGCGGCACTGGCATTGGTTTTGACTAGATCAAGTTCGTTAGGAAGTCCGAGGAAATGCGTAAAGAACTCGGCAACGGTGCGCCAGCGCTTCATCGCAGAACCGGCAGGCGTGGTGTAGGTGGTCATGGTTGGTCTCTCTTGGGTTGAAGTAAAGGTGTTTTGGCTGACAGAAGTGTTTCTGTCGGGGAAATGTTTCGGTTAAGGTCTCCTCTCCCCTGCCTGCGGTGGAGAGGGGACAAGATGCGTGAGTTAGCCGGGTAGGCGTAGACGGGCTAGGAAGTCGTGTTCGTCTTTGGGCGGGTCGTACTGGTCGGCTTCGTCCGGGGCGGCGGCGTGGATGGGACGGGTTTCGCTTTCCAGGACGCTGGCGACTTCGCCGCCGTCGAGGTACTCGAGCATGGCCTCGCGCTGCTTAAGGGGACGAAGCATCCGCCGGAGCGAATCATTGGGTGAGATTCGCAGCTCGCGGCAGACCGAGTCGATCAATTGATCGTGCGCTGTGTTGGCTGGGGCGTTCCGCGATTCGGTCAACGGTTGATTGCTGGGATCGACCTCAGACTGGGTGAGCAGTTGCTTTTGCTGCTGCACGATTCGATGAAGCTCGGCCAAGATGGCCGGTAGATCGTGCGCTGGGTCGTCCAGCGCTGCAATCACCATCTGCCGCAGGGCATCGAGCAGCGACGCATTTTCCGCGGACTGCGTATCGGATGGCGCGATCTCGTAGTTGAGCAGCGGGTCGTTGGCTCGCTCGGCGGCTTCCAGCACACGAAACTTGCCGGGGAATTGTTGGAGTGGCAGCTCGCTGAGAACCCGGCGATAGGTTTGCGTGGGCGGCTTCGCGGGCGTTGTTTGCTGTTGCTCGAATAGTCCGTCGCTGGTGGCTGGTCGCGTGACCAGGTCGACGCTGTTGACCGCCGTGATGCGTTGGACTTGTTGAAAGTCGCCACTGGGGACCGCTTCGACCTGGGCATCGTGCGAGAGACCAAAGTTGCGGGGAAACTTCTGGGCTCGCTCGACAATCGAAGCTGCCAGCGGATGAGTGGTGACGTAGTGCAGGTCGGCGAATAACTCGCCATTGAGCGTACGCACGTTCTGCAAGTTGCCGAAGTGCACGTCGATTTCTCGCTCGTCGCCAGGCATCAGCCCGTGGTTAAGAAAGACGGTGACACCTTCGTACAACGGGGCTGCGGCGGCTAGAACTTCCGGCGGGTAGATGCGACCGTTCTTCGATTGATTGCCGCAGATCTTGACGTTGTGGATGATGCCGTTGTCGGTATCGACATGAAAGACGAGTGGTTTTGTGGTGGTCGTAGGATTCATGCGTTATGAACTTCTGGGGAATGGGTGAATGGTGTTACGTGTGGCGATGTGGTTGCACAGCATCAATCCGAAGCCCAACGGGCGATCGAATGGATGAGGTGGCAAAAATTTCGGTCGCCCCTCCCGGGGCTAAACGCATCACGGCTTGTTGGTGTTTGATTGGCTTGCTTGTTTTTCGCGTTCTTCTTCTGGGTCGAGGTCGTATTTGGCGGCTAAGGTATCGGCCGACATGAGGCCTCGGTCGTAGAGCTGGGCGTCGACTTGGAATGTGTCGCTGCGTTGGCCGATGGCGGGGCTGGTGCCGGTGACGATCAGGTTCACGCATTGCCGCAGGTCGTTCCACGTCAAGCCGTATCGCCGTAGATTCAAGCGGCCCATCTCGAAGGTGATCCGCAGCACGGCCCACAGCATGCGCTCGTACGCTTTGCACAGCTTTTCCTGCTCGGCTTCAATCCGGCATACAAACGGGCTGCCGGCTTCCAAGATCGACGCATAGTTGTTGTTCGACGCGTCGCCGGAAATTAAATGCTCGGGCATGTTCCACCGAACGCCGACCGAACGCAGGCCAGCTTGCAGGACTTTCACAAAACCATCGGTCTGGCCGCCTCCCATGGGGCCGGCCTGAAACTTCTTGCCTTTGGTGTCGATAACCATTCCTTCGTGCCAATCGCTACGGCGTTCGCTCGCATAGCGGCCATCTGCCGAAAGCCGTTGGCCACTGCTGCTTTTAGGCCGCGCCAGGCTGCCGCCGATGTGGGTCGGATCGCCAATGCCAAGGTTGGCGGCACCTTGCGCGGCTTCGATAATCATGGCGATCGAAGCTTGAATCGCGGCTCCTTTGCTCATGCGGTGATTCAGCGCGACGGCATCGGCCAGCTCGGTGACGACCGGGTAAAAATCGGTCAGCCCTCGCTTCACGTGCCGCGGCGTGTTGCTCTTGATATGCACCACCCGGGCAGGCGAATAAAACCGCCAGGCGTTCGGGTCGGCATTCCATTGAATGAAGTAGCCATGCACGCGGGCGGCGTCGTGCGGGTCGGTGGCGATGCCATATTTCCAGCTCAGCGGCGCGGGGGCGTTCATGCGGCGTTCGAGGTATGCCTTGTCGGCTGGTTCGGTCAGCCAGGCAGGCTCGGCTCGACGTACCCGGACATGGCCGGCGTCTTCTTCCAGGACGAGAATCATCTCGCCGTCGACATGCTCGGCGGCGCACAGCTGCTGCTCGAAATCTAACTGCCAGTGGTTGTTGTCGAGAAACGCGCGGACGATCCGCTGCACCTCGGCCACCAGTTGCTGCGGGGTGTGCTGGCCGCGTATGGCGGTGGCCTGATAGTCGAAGCCGGTCCGCACGATGTAGCTGGTCAGCCCGCCGACGATGCCGGTGCCGTACGAGGTATGGGCCAGCGATCGAGCGGCCCCGCGCAGTTCGGCCAGGTGCCACTCGGTACTAAAGACCGGCCGCAAATCGCCGTCTGCCCGGTCGCTGCCAATGTCTGGCAATGCCGGACCAGCCTGGCCAAAGGGAAGCTCGGCGAAGCCTTGCCGGACAGGTGCCGGGTCGTGAAACGATTCGTGGACAACACGTGGCGGAGAAGCAGAAGCGTTCTCGACCAGCGCTAGTTCCTGACGCAAAAAATGCGTCTCTAAACGAGCCCGAAGCTGCGAGGCCTCGTGCACGTAGTCGGTTGGGGATGGGTTGCTGTGTGTCATGGGTGAAACTTTCGCGCGATGCAAAGGACTTGGGCGTGATCAAGCAGCCGATGGTTCATAGCGTGGGGCCTCCTCCGTTGAGCATGTGCGATAGCAAACGGATACCTAGTTCCAGGGCGTCGGGGCCGTCGTCGTGGGGGCCGCAGGGGAATTGTTGTAGCTGCTCGACCAGCAGCTTGGTGCCGCGGCTGTTCCGTTTGAAGTGGAGTTCGCCACGTGCCAGGTACGGCGTGAGTCCGCTGCGGATGCGTGCCGTTTTGTTATCCATGTTGTTGGCCGAGAAGAGGTTCAGCTCGAGTCCGCGCGCCAGGGCCAGCGGCTCGATCATGAGATTGAGTAGCTCTTGAAACTGGTTCGTTTCAATCACCAGTCCTTGCGGTTGGCTACTGGCGGCCACGTCGACCGTTTGCTGGGCAATGCGGGTCAGGTCGAGCCGTTCCAGGTGCGCGTCGATGTAAATGTGCCCCGAGTAGGTCAGGCGGCAATCGACGATCGCGGTGTAGTCCGATTTGTCGCTCTTGCCCTTCGACGGATCGAGGGCCAGGACCCGAATGTGGGTTTCGCACTGCAGCGGCCAGGCATCGAACCAGAAGTTGGGCATCTGGAAATAGTACCCGGCGAACTCGGCCCCTTCGCTGTCGAGGAACTGGGCGAGCATCTCTTGTTGAAAGGCCCGATCGCCGATTTCGCGCCGCGATTGTTCCATTTCGTCGGGCGTCATTAAGGGGTTCTGCCACGAAGGACATTGCCACGAGCGGTAGTGGACGGGGTCGGCCTGGGCCAGGTCGAAACGGTCCTTCACCCAGTTCGGTCCGTTGGGCGAAGTGAGAAAGAGAGACCATCCTTTTTTGTCGGCCAGCGCCGGACGTAGGGCCTCTTTCCATGAATCGACGCTGCCGAATGCCGCTTCGTCGTAGACGATGCCGTCGAGCCCGTCACCTCGGAGGCTGGCCGGCGAGGCGGCCGTTTTTAAGGTAACGCTGCCGCCGGTCGAAATTTCGATCCGGTGATCGGTTTTGTGGTAAATGAAGCCAGAGTTTCTGAAGCACTTGATCAGGTCGCGTTCGATCTTCTGCGTGATCACAAACGTGGGGGCGACCCACCAGATGTTGCCTCCGTCGAGCGCCCCTTTCAGGTGCTGCGGGTGCCGGGGATTAGGGTGGCCGTGTCCTTTTACACAGGCCGGCAGCCCTGCCCCGGTCTTGCCCCATCGGCGACCACAGATGGCCGTTTTGTGGCGGTGTGGATCGAGCAGCAACGGTCGCTGATGGGGTAGCGGTTTAGGTAGTGTGATCTCGCGGTTGGGGAGGTTCTTGGTCTGGGTCTGCTTGGTACGTTGAGTCTGCTTGGGCATGGGCGTCGTTCTCAAAGAATGTCTCGTCTTCGCGGACAATTACCTCGCTGGGCTTGCCGCCGTCGTTGATCGCGTCTTGTTGGAATTGAAGTTCGTGGTAGTGATCGATGGTCTGACGAATCGTGTTGACGGCCGTGAGTCGGACTTTCGGGTCGACGTCGAAATCGTC
This portion of the Bremerella alba genome encodes:
- a CDS encoding phage major capsid protein produces the protein MLSLNGLLNWQAFGREYSAAERDRKRNARRQGVHESHAANRAERDLCTAIIKGEITESQYSIRRAFCACVPDGHEIVHSWDGSMAGRPTGVNLVRESINTGAFANINQTFMHKKLMDHFTRPEMIARHLVTIEPTGDKWERLPGVGQLGDGAREVHEGDSYPRVSLTEDWIETQPTEKRGFIVEVSKEAIFFDKTGEVLRMADQGSQWLAVNWEKRILDTVFGLVDRYHRKGRGIQATYGNNAADHNWDNLQANPLVDYESIEAADLLFEDMIDPDTGEPIIVGARQLVVPGALFQTALSIVKATQVQQYTQPTTDVGYQAGRSYDNPYRGMLAPITSPYVKARTSSSSSWYYGDFPKAFKYMQNWAPETVTAPAGNEDDFERDIAFKAKSSEMGQVAVVQPRCVQKNTAA
- a CDS encoding phage portal protein; this encodes MTHSNPSPTDYVHEASQLRARLETHFLRQELALVENASASPPRVVHESFHDPAPVRQGFAELPFGQAGPALPDIGSDRADGDLRPVFSTEWHLAELRGAARSLAHTSYGTGIVGGLTSYIVRTGFDYQATAIRGQHTPQQLVAEVQRIVRAFLDNNHWQLDFEQQLCAAEHVDGEMILVLEEDAGHVRVRRAEPAWLTEPADKAYLERRMNAPAPLSWKYGIATDPHDAARVHGYFIQWNADPNAWRFYSPARVVHIKSNTPRHVKRGLTDFYPVVTELADAVALNHRMSKGAAIQASIAMIIEAAQGAANLGIGDPTHIGGSLARPKSSSGQRLSADGRYASERRSDWHEGMVIDTKGKKFQAGPMGGGQTDGFVKVLQAGLRSVGVRWNMPEHLISGDASNNNYASILEAGSPFVCRIEAEQEKLCKAYERMLWAVLRITFEMGRLNLRRYGLTWNDLRQCVNLIVTGTSPAIGQRSDTFQVDAQLYDRGLMSADTLAAKYDLDPEEEREKQASQSNTNKP
- a CDS encoding terminase large subunit domain-containing protein, producing MPKQTQRTKQTQTKNLPNREITLPKPLPHQRPLLLDPHRHKTAICGRRWGKTGAGLPACVKGHGHPNPRHPQHLKGALDGGNIWWVAPTFVITQKIERDLIKCFRNSGFIYHKTDHRIEISTGGSVTLKTAASPASLRGDGLDGIVYDEAAFGSVDSWKEALRPALADKKGWSLFLTSPNGPNWVKDRFDLAQADPVHYRSWQCPSWQNPLMTPDEMEQSRREIGDRAFQQEMLAQFLDSEGAEFAGYYFQMPNFWFDAWPLQCETHIRVLALDPSKGKSDKSDYTAIVDCRLTYSGHIYIDAHLERLDLTRIAQQTVDVAASSQPQGLVIETNQFQELLNLMIEPLALARGLELNLFSANNMDNKTARIRSGLTPYLARGELHFKRNSRGTKLLVEQLQQFPCGPHDDGPDALELGIRLLSHMLNGGGPTL